CCCCCGGCCGCGCGTCCACCGGCACCGCTGACCCCCAGGCCGGCGTGAGCCCCGCGCCGCGGACCGTAATCGGCTCCACGGGCACCCACCTCCGCCCCAAAGCGCAGACCGATCTCCGGAGCGGCGCCGCCTCCGGGTGCAGGCGACACCTCCGCGAGCGCGGGGCCTCTCGGGCCGGGACAGGGGTCCAGCGCAGGGCAGCGGCCCGGAAGCCCCGGCGGGCGTGGGAAAGGGCAGCGGGAAGGTCCCCGGGGGTGACAGCTGGGGGCGTGGCGGGCCTgctctgggggcggggtggtgggcggggcctcccctgggggcggggccttggaCTTCGGGCCTCCCTGGACCTAGCCCGGGTGGAGCGGCTGCCGATCGCAGGACCGGAACGATGGGTGAAAACGCTCCCCCGGCCCCTTAGACAGGAGTTGGACGGGGGTGGGAGGGCCACGCACGAGCACCAACCCGCTACCCCCGACCTGGGGCCGTGGAAGAGGGTGCGGGTGGAGGGTGGAGCTCGCTGAGCACGCGAGCAGAAGCCGCAGGCCGGAGCCAGAGGGAGGCCCCAGGACGCGGCTGCGCGCCGCCTCTCAGGGTCCCGGGAGAGAGAGCGTGGGTGCCTGGGGTGCCGTGGCGAAGGCTGCCCGACCAGGGCAGGCCAGCGGCAGGTGCCGCCGGGAGCTCAGCGCTGGGGGCCCTGCGTGCAGCCATGCGCTGGCTCCTCCCGGGCTCCAGCTCAATCGCAGCGACCCTgcgagccccccgcccccgccaggctGTGCCCCTCAGCCTCCGCACAGGTGGGGGCTCGGGCTGTGCGGAGAGAACCACGAAtgcctgctctgccccagggctGCTCTCCGAGCTGAAGCTGGCGGTGCCCTGGGGCCACATTGCCGCCAAGGCCTGGGGCTCCGCGCAGGGTCCCCCGGTTCTCTGCCTGCACGGCTGGCTGGACAACGCCAACTCCTTCGACCGACTCATCCCTCTGCTCCCtcaaggtggggctgggggccgagGGGACGCCTGGGGGagcggggtggggagcaggactGCAGGGGACACACGGCCGACCCCGCCGCCTTCTCCCGCCCGCTCGCCCCTGTCTCAGACTTTCACTACATCGCCATGGATTTCGGGGGTCACGGGCTCTCGTCCCATTAcagcccaggtctcccctatTACCACCAAagctttgtgagtgagatccgcAGGGTCGCGGCAGGTGAGTCCCAGCCCTGGCGGTCTGCGCCGACCCCGGGGGTGGCTTTGGGAAGCTGGCAGGGGACTGTGGAGGAGAGCCTGCCTCTTCCCGTGGGCCCACCCCTGCAGGAGAGCTGCTCCCCGCCAAGCTGGCCTCCTGGGAACCGGGGGCCGCGGGGGTGAAGCCGGGCCCCTCCCAGGTTCTGGCTCTGTGTGTTTGCAGCCTTGAAATGGAATCGGTTCTCCCTCATGGGCCACAGCTTTGGTGAGTGCGCTTTAGCCAGGATGTGCCTGGTCTcccggggtgggggaaggagaggcTGACCCCTGGGCCCGGCCCCTGGAGACAGGTGACTTGATGCCGACTCCATCAGGGAAGTGTGGCCTTTTGAGCTATCACCTTCAGC
The nucleotide sequence above comes from Lepus europaeus isolate LE1 unplaced genomic scaffold, mLepTim1.pri SCAFFOLD_621, whole genome shotgun sequence. Encoded proteins:
- the LOC133755609 gene encoding serine hydrolase-like protein isoform X3 codes for the protein MRWLLPGSSSIAATLRAPRPRQAVPLSLRTGGGSGCAERTTNACSAPGLLSELKLAVPWGHIAAKAWGSAQGPPVLCLHGWLDNANSFDRLIPLLPQDFHYIAMDFGGHGLSSHYSPGLPYYHQSFVSEIRRVAAALKWNRFSLMGHSFGGTVGGMFSCTFPEMVDKLILLDASPLALDSNELEHLLTYRRRAIEHTLQVEASQKPSRVVSPAEMLQGFLKNNSHVGEECGELLLQRGATRVAAVQLPANATAKAAEGGPRAWGPAPHPAGDLEDAPGSWLQPGPFGE